CTGCGAATCTTCCACGACGTGGGGGACCGCGAGGTGCCGCTGGAAGCAGGCGAAGCGGTGGCGCGCGCATGGCCGGGCGCGAAGCTCACGCGCACGGAGGGACTGGGGCACTTCCGCATCCTCTATGCGCCGGAGGTGCTGTCGCCCGCGGTGGACTTCCTGGCGGAGGGCCGGCCGCCCTCCACGTCCGACCGTGGAGGGCGCTCCTGGCTTCATTCGCCCCTGGGCCCTACGACACCAAACGCGGCGCCCGCGGGGTCCGTCGCGACGACAACCCAGTCGCCGCCGGGCACTTCGTGCTGACCTTGCAGCACCTTGCCGCCGTTGGCTGTGATTGCGCGCTCCGCCTCGGCGATAGAGGGGACGCCGAAGTAGAACAGCCAGGTGCCGGTTGAACCGGGGCTCCCGGCGGGCTTCTGCATGATGGCGCCGAGCCGAACGCCATCGTGGTCGATGAAGCAGTAATCGCCCATCGGGCCCATGGGCATCACGTCGTTGAACTGGAAGTGGAAGTGCTTCGCGTAGAACGTCCTGGCGCGCGCGAGATCGGGGCTGGCCAGTTCGTTCCAGCGGATGCGCTGTACCTCCTTCACATCGAAGACGTCGCTCTTCGCGTTGGGTTTGCCGGGCGGTGGAATCGGCGTCATCACGTAGAAGGGCGTGCCCATCGGGTCGGCGACCATGGCGATCCTGCCGACGGGCAGATCCATGCCCGGCATCACCACCCTGGCGCCGTCGGCCACCATGGCCTGGATGGAGGCATTGACGTCCGCCACGTGCAGATAGCCGAGCCAGCACGGCTGTGCGCCATTGCGCAGCATGTCCTGGGACAGGCGCAGCACACCGCCGGCAGAGCCGCCATCGCCGCGCATGATCATCCGGTAGTCCGCTCCGTTCGGCATGGGCGCGGGCGCGTCGGAGATCTTCCATCCCACGACGGCGCCGTAGAACCTGGCGGCCGCGTCGGGATCGTGGGTCATCAGCTCGTACCAGATGAAGCTTCCGGCGCTCATGGTCTCACTCCGTTCGTGAACAGCGGCGGGAGAGCGTAGCGGACGGATGTGCACCGTGTTGAGGGAAGAGCAGGGGGGCCGCCCCGGGGAGGAGCGCCGGTCCTTCCCCGGGGGCCCCGTCGCTCATTACTGGACGACGTTGACGCGGGAGGAGCCGAAGGACT
Above is a window of Corallococcus caeni DNA encoding:
- a CDS encoding VOC family protein, with amino-acid sequence MSAGSFIWYELMTHDPDAAARFYGAVVGWKISDAPAPMPNGADYRMIMRGDGGSAGGVLRLSQDMLRNGAQPCWLGYLHVADVNASIQAMVADGARVVMPGMDLPVGRIAMVADPMGTPFYVMTPIPPPGKPNAKSDVFDVKEVQRIRWNELASPDLARARTFYAKHFHFQFNDVMPMGPMGDYCFIDHDGVRLGAIMQKPAGSPGSTGTWLFYFGVPSIAEAERAITANGGKVLQGQHEVPGGDWVVVATDPAGAAFGVVGPRGE